A region of the Desulfobacter postgatei 2ac9 genome:
ATCCCGATAAGCAGATTTTTCATTGCTTTGGGTGCGGCGCCGGCGGTAATGTCCTCTCCTTTGTCATGAAATATCATGGGATCTCCTTTCCCGAAGCTGCAAGGATGCTGGCCAGAAAGTATAACATTGTCATTGAAACTCGAAAGATGAGTCCGCAACAGCGCAAAGCCGTTCATACCCGGGAATCTCTTTTCCGTCTTAATAAAAAGGTAATGCAGGCATATACAGGTTTCCTAAAGGACCCATCAAAGGGCAATTGCGCCAGGCGGTATCTTGAAGGGCGAGGAACTAGTAAACAGATTATTGAGCAGTTTCAACTGGGATGCTCCCCTGATGCCTGGGATGCCATTGTCAATGTATTAAAAAAAGAAAAAATTACTAAAGGGGTTGCGGTCAGTTCCGGCCTGGTGCTGGAAAAAAAACAGAAAAACGGGTTTTACGACAGATTTCGAAACCGGCTGATGTTTCCTATTTTTGACATCAACATGCAGGTGGCCGGATTCGGCGGCCGGGTCATGGATGACAGCATGCCCAAATACATGAACTCTCCTGAAACCCCCGTGTACAGCAAAGGCCGTATTCTTTACGGATTGCACGCGGCAAAACAGGCGTGCCGCAGGCTGGGTCAGGTATTTATTGTGGAAGGTTATTTTGATTTTCTTTCCCTTTATCAATACGGGATTGAAAATAGTGTGGCAAGTTTGGGCACGGCTCTGACCCGCGAGCATATCAGGATTCTTAAAGGCTATGCAACGACCATGATCCTGGTTTTTGACTCTGATGAAGCAGGTATAAAGGCTGCCAAAAGAAGCATTGACGTTTTTGTTCAGGAGGGGATTGATACCCGGATTCTGGTGCTTCCGGGCAACAATGATCCCGACTCCTATGTCATGGCCCATGGCCGGGATGCCTTTCTTGAGCTTGCAGGTACTGCCAAGACAGTGATGCAGTTTTTGCTCCAGTTATCTTTGGATACCCATGGAACTTCCGTTGAGGGACGTATAAAAATTTTGGACGAGATGAAGCAGCATCTGGCTATGATTCAGGATTATGCGGTCCGTTCAATCTATGTCCGTGAGCTGGCTGAAACACTTAATATCGATGAAAAGGCTGTTCTTGAAAAAGTAAAGGATGCCTATGAAAAAGAGGTAAGCAGACAGATCCGGGATCCTTTGATTGCTGAGGACGGCGACGCATCCAAAAGTGTTTTGGAATCTGACCCAAGAGAAAAACAGATCCTCTCCATGATGCTTCACTGGCCTGAACTGATTGCTGTTGCCGTGGAAAAAAAGGTGCTCCCCTCCTTTTATTCAAAGCCACTTAAGCGGCTTGGCTGTTTGATTATTGACAGCGGAACGGACACTCAAAACATTGTGGGTGCGGTCATGGCCCGGGTTGAAACCGATGAAGACCGGCAGTTGATTGCATCCATGGCTATGGAAGATTATACCGGGGTTCAGGAGCCGGCTGAGACGTTTGCTGTCCTGGTCAACCGGGTCATAAAAATAAAAAATAAAACCGACAGAATTATTGTCAGCGAATTAACAAAAGTAAAAGAGGGCTGTGATGTTGATGTGATCAATCTGCTCAAACTTAAACAGCAGCAGATTCAGCAGTTGCATAACAGTTAACTTTAAGCCTTTGGGAGGCATATATGGCAGAAAAGACCAGCAGATCTGAGGAAGGCGTGATGATTGGTAAGGACGAGATGCGCAGGCTTATCAAAAAGGGAGAGGAAACAGGCGTCCTGTCCTTTTCCGAAATCAATGACGCCATTTCAGATGATTTGCAATCCTTTGAGCAGATAGATGATATTGTCATTCAGTTTCAGGAACTGGGTATTGAACTGGTTGGTGACAGAGACGAGGACACGTCTGCCATTAACCAGGGCAGGGCCCAAAGCCCCAAAAAGGCTTCCCGGTCATCAAAAAATAAAAGAGTTAAAAGCTCTCTATCCCGTAGGGATGATGATGACGAAGGTCTTGAAACTGATATGGATAAGAAAGGGGGTAGAGACGCACTATCTTCCCGACGTGAACGTCCCGACATGGAATTTGGTGCAGTTACTGATCCCGTGAAGATGTATCTTAAAGAGATGGGTATGGTAACCCTGCTTAGCCGTGAAGGTGAAATTGAAATTGCCAAAAAAATAGAGGTTGGAGAACAGGATGTACTGCGGGCCATGCTCGATTGTCCTTTGGCTCTGAATACCATTTTTATGTATGGTAAAAAAATGGAAGATAAGGCCATGCGTCCCAAGCATGTACTCCGGGATGTGGATGAGGGGGATGGAATGGTTGATGAGGTCTCCAAACAAGAAAAATTCCTTGAATCTTTAGCCCGGATAAAAACTTTGCATACGCAAAGTCAGTCTTATCGTGATGAGCTTGAAAACACAAGGAAAGGTACAAAAAAATACAGCTCTCTTACGGAACAGATTGACTGCAATACAGAAGAAGTTTTTGAACTGCTTAAAAACTGGCGATTTGAGTCCAATGTCATTGATAACATAGAAAAGAGTATCAGAAGTACAATAATCTGGTTTAAAACGGTTGATAATCTGCTGGCCAGGTGTGCAAAAACCTTTAATGTCCAGCCCAGCACCATGATGAAACAGACAAAAGATCAGGCTGTTTTTGTTGAATGGGCCACGTCAAGAAGCGAAATGACCCCGGACCGTGCAGGTACTATTTTTAATGATATCAATTCTTTGTGTGAGCAGGTTGCAGAAAAAAAGGGCCTGGTTAAAGGCAGTGTTGATGACCTGAATGCAATTGTTCAGGGGATTGAAATCGGGCGCAAAAAAGCCGATGCCGCTAAACGCGAACTGGTCCGCGCTAATTTAAGGCTTGTGGTCAGTATTGCCAAAAAATATACTAACAGGGGACTGCAGTTTCTTGATTTGATTCAGGAAGGCAATATTGGTTTGATGAAGGCGGTGGATAAATTTGAGTATCGCCGGGGATACAAATTTTCTACATACGCCACCTGGTGGATCCGTCAGGCTATTACCCGTGCCATTGCAGACCAGGCCAGAACCATCAGAATTCCGGTTCATATGATCGAAACCATTAACAAACTGATCCGCACTTCCCGGTACCTGGTTCAGGAGATGGGCAAGGAACCTTCTCCAGAGGAAATTGCCGAAAAAATGGAAATCCCCATTGATAAGGTTCGGCGGGTGCTTAAGATTGCCAAGGAGCCTATTTCTCTTGAAACCCCCATTGGTGAGGAAGAAGACAGCCATCTTGGGGATTTTATCGAGGATAAGAAATTTTCTATTCCTTCCGAGGCCGCCATTGATCTGAGCCTTGCCGAACAGACGCGTAAAATACTGGCAACGTTGACGCCCAGGGAGGAAAAAGTGTTAAGGATGCGTTTTGGCATCGGAGAAAAGTCTGATCACACTTTAGAAGAAGTTGGAAAGGATTTTACCGTTACAAGGGAGCGTATTCGCCAGATTGAAGCCAAAGCCTTGCGTAAGCTTCGTCATCCCACCAGGAGTAAAAAGCTAAAAACTTTTATAGAGAATTAACGCTTGACAGCATAAATGTGTTGATATATATATCTGAAATTTGCTTGCAACGCATTACCAAAGCGGCTTTCCGGGCCTATAGCTCAGTTTGGTAGAGCCACCGGCTCATAACCGGTCGGTCCCTGGTTCGAATCCAGGTGGGCCCACCAAAGAACTTGCTCATATATGAGGTCTTAAATAGGGGGATAGCCGATTGATATGCTGAAAAGAGGGAAAGGATGACCAGGTCATACATGGATATGCCTGCAGAGCAATATGGAAATAGATTAAACCTAAAGCGTGGAGTGTACTCCACGCTTTTTTATTTTGAGAGTTATTGACGCATGCCCACGGTAAAACA
Encoded here:
- the dnaG gene encoding DNA primase codes for the protein MLIPEEKIAEILAASDIFDVVSEAVILKKSGRNFFGLCPFHSEKSPSFSINPDKQIFHCFGCGAGGNVLSFVMKYHGISFPEAARMLARKYNIVIETRKMSPQQRKAVHTRESLFRLNKKVMQAYTGFLKDPSKGNCARRYLEGRGTSKQIIEQFQLGCSPDAWDAIVNVLKKEKITKGVAVSSGLVLEKKQKNGFYDRFRNRLMFPIFDINMQVAGFGGRVMDDSMPKYMNSPETPVYSKGRILYGLHAAKQACRRLGQVFIVEGYFDFLSLYQYGIENSVASLGTALTREHIRILKGYATTMILVFDSDEAGIKAAKRSIDVFVQEGIDTRILVLPGNNDPDSYVMAHGRDAFLELAGTAKTVMQFLLQLSLDTHGTSVEGRIKILDEMKQHLAMIQDYAVRSIYVRELAETLNIDEKAVLEKVKDAYEKEVSRQIRDPLIAEDGDASKSVLESDPREKQILSMMLHWPELIAVAVEKKVLPSFYSKPLKRLGCLIIDSGTDTQNIVGAVMARVETDEDRQLIASMAMEDYTGVQEPAETFAVLVNRVIKIKNKTDRIIVSELTKVKEGCDVDVINLLKLKQQQIQQLHNS
- the rpoD gene encoding RNA polymerase sigma factor RpoD, whose amino-acid sequence is MAEKTSRSEEGVMIGKDEMRRLIKKGEETGVLSFSEINDAISDDLQSFEQIDDIVIQFQELGIELVGDRDEDTSAINQGRAQSPKKASRSSKNKRVKSSLSRRDDDDEGLETDMDKKGGRDALSSRRERPDMEFGAVTDPVKMYLKEMGMVTLLSREGEIEIAKKIEVGEQDVLRAMLDCPLALNTIFMYGKKMEDKAMRPKHVLRDVDEGDGMVDEVSKQEKFLESLARIKTLHTQSQSYRDELENTRKGTKKYSSLTEQIDCNTEEVFELLKNWRFESNVIDNIEKSIRSTIIWFKTVDNLLARCAKTFNVQPSTMMKQTKDQAVFVEWATSRSEMTPDRAGTIFNDINSLCEQVAEKKGLVKGSVDDLNAIVQGIEIGRKKADAAKRELVRANLRLVVSIAKKYTNRGLQFLDLIQEGNIGLMKAVDKFEYRRGYKFSTYATWWIRQAITRAIADQARTIRIPVHMIETINKLIRTSRYLVQEMGKEPSPEEIAEKMEIPIDKVRRVLKIAKEPISLETPIGEEEDSHLGDFIEDKKFSIPSEAAIDLSLAEQTRKILATLTPREEKVLRMRFGIGEKSDHTLEEVGKDFTVTRERIRQIEAKALRKLRHPTRSKKLKTFIEN